From the Mangifera indica cultivar Alphonso chromosome 10, CATAS_Mindica_2.1, whole genome shotgun sequence genome, one window contains:
- the LOC123228244 gene encoding berberine bridge enzyme-like 8, producing MKNFTNTPKLSLFSIILILLSSFSWRATSDSVLENFLHCLFDHSQSSHPISPAIFIPQNTSFSSILQSYIRNLRFNSTSTPKPFLIITALHESHVQVAVICARKHGLQMKIRSGGHDYEGLSYVSQVPFFVLDMFNLRAVDVDIENNTAWVQAGAILGEVYYKIAEKSKTHGFPAGVCPTLGIGGHISGGGYGNMMRKYGLTVDNIVDARLVDANGRLLDRKSMGEDLFWAIRGGGGASFGAIIAYKINLVPVPETVTSFLVRRTLESHNLTEIVDQWQHVAYKLPEELFVRLTLDVVNKTVRGNFWGFYHGGSEKLLSIMEKSFPQLGITQSDCVESSWLESVVFWGAFPSGTSTNVLLYRAPTVSFHKRKSDYVRKPIPKDGLEGIWKKMIELETPKLTFNPYGGRMEEIAATATPFPHRAGNLWKIQYLVDWNESGTEAANFYLGLIRELYDHMTPFVSKNPRQAFLNYRDIDLGFNHNGNGSYLEGRVYGIKYFKGNLERLVKIKTKVDPDNFFRNEQSIPILPH from the coding sequence atgaaaaattttacaaatactcCGAAACTTTCATTGTTTTCGATAATTCTCATTCTCCTTTCATCTTTTTCATGGCGAGCAACTTCTGATTCTGTCCTTGAAAACTTCCTCCATTGTCTTTTCGACCATTCTCAGTCTTCCCATCCAATCTCCCCCGCCATTTTCATCCCACAAAATACCTCCTTTTCCTCCATATTGCAATCCTACATCCGGAATCTCCGTTTCAACTCAACTTCAACTCCCAAACCCTTCCTTATCATCACTGCATTGCATGAATCCCACGTCCAGGTTGCGGTTATTTGTGCCCGGAAACATGGCCTCCAGATGAAAATCAGAAGCGGCGGCCATGACTACGAGGGCTTATCTTATGTCTCCCAAGTCCCTTTCTTCGTCCTTGACATGTTTAATCTTCGCGCCGTTGATGTTGACATTGAAAACAACACTGCCTGGGTTCAGGCGGGGGCGATTCTTGGagaagtttattataaaattgcggagaaaagtaaaactcatGGCTTCCCGGCCGGAGTTTGTCCCACACTGGGTATTGGTGGACACATAAGCGGCGGAGGATATGGCAACATGATGAGAAAATACGGGCTCACTGTCGATAATATCGTCGATGCAAGGCTTGTTGATGCTAATGGAAGGCTTCTGGATAGAAAATCCATGGGGGAAGATTTGTTTTGGGCTAtcagaggaggaggaggagccaGTTTCGGAGCCATTATTGCTTATAAAATCAACCTTGTTCCAGTTCCAGAAACAGTGACTTCGTTTCTGGTTAGAAGAACTTTAGAATCACACAATCTAACTGAGATTGTGGATCAATGGCAACATGTCGCGTACAAACTTCCTGAAGAGCTCTTCGTCCGACTCACATTAGACGTGGTTAACAAGACTGTGAGGGGGAACTTCTGGGGTTTTTATCACGGTGGCTCTGAGAAACTTCTTTCAATCATGGAAAAGAGCTTTCCTCAATTGGGCATAACTCAGTCTGACTGCGTCGAATCAAGCTGGCTTGAATCAGTTGTTTTCTGGGGAGCTTTTCCCTCCGGAACATCAACAAATGTTTTACTATATCGTGCGCCGACGGTGAGTTTCCATAAGAGAAAGTCGGATTATGTGAGGAAGCCGATTCCTAAAGACGGCCTGGAAGGAATAtggaagaaaatgattgaaCTAGAGACGCCAAAGCTGACATTCAATCCTTACGGGGGTCGAATGGAGGAGATTGCCGCGACGGCGACGCCATTTCCGCATAGAGCTGGAAACTTATGGAAGATTCAGTACTTAGTGGACTGGAATGAATCGGGGACTGAGGCGGCAAACTTTTATTTGGGGTTGATTCGAGAGCTTTATGATCACATGACTCCATTTGTGTCCAAGAATCCGAGGCAGGCGTTTCTGAATTATAGAGATATTGATTTGGGGTTCAATCACAATGGAAATGGGAGCTACTTGGAAGGAAGAGTTTATGGAATCAAATATTTCAAGGGTAATTTGGAGCGGTTAGTGAAGATTAAGACTAAGGTTGATCCTGATAACTTTTTCAGGAATGAACAAAGCATTCCAATTCTTCCACActag